From one Phocoena sinus isolate mPhoSin1 chromosome 4, mPhoSin1.pri, whole genome shotgun sequence genomic stretch:
- the COL8A1 gene encoding collagen alpha-1(VIII) chain isoform X2 produces the protein MAGPPALLQLLGVLLTISLGSIRLIQAGAYYGIKPLPPQIPPQIPPQIPQYQPLGQQVPHMPLGKDGLNMGKELPHMQYGKEYPHLPQYMKEIQPAPRMGKEAAPKKGKEIPLASLRGEQGPRGEPGPRGPPGPPGLPGQGIPGIKGKPGPQGYPGIGKPGMPGMPGKPGAMGMPGAKGEIGPKGEIGPMGIPGPQGPPGPHGLPGIGKPGGPGLPGQPGTKGERGPKGPPGPPGLQGPKGEKGFGMPGLPGLKGPPGMHGPPGPVGLPGVGKPGVTGFPGPQGPLGKPGPPGEPGPQGPIGVPGFQGPPGMPGIGKPGQDGIPGQPGFPGGKGEQGLPGLPGPPGPPGIGKPGFPGPKGDRGIVGLPGALGPRGERGPAGAPGLGGPPGEPGLPGIPGPMGPPGAIGFPGPKGEGGAVGPQGPLGPKGEPGLQGFPGKPGFLGEAGPPGMRGLPGPIGPKGEAGYKGLPGLPGAPGLLGQKGEPGIPGEQGLQGPPGIPGIAGPSGPIGPPGIPGPKGEPGLPGPPGFPGVGKPGVAGLHGAPGKPGALGPQGQPGLPGPPGPPGPPGLPAVMPPTPPPHGEYLPDMGLGIDGVKPPHAYGAKKGKNGGPAYEMPAFTAELTAPFPPVGAPVKFDKLLYNGRQNYNPQTGIFTCEVPGVYYFAYHVHCKGGNVWVALFKNNEPMMYTYDEYKKGFLDQASGSAVLLLRPGDRVFLQMPSEQAAGLYAGQYVHSSFSGYLLYPM, from the exons ATGGCTGGTCCACCTGCCCTTCTGCAGCTGCTGGGAGTACTGCTTACCATTTCCCTGGGTTCCATCCGGCTCATCCAAGCTGGTGCCTACTATGGCATCAAGCCGCTGCCACCTCAAATTCCTCCTCAGATTCCACCGCAAATTCCACAATACCAGCCCCTGGGCCAGCAAGTACCTCACATGCCTTTGGGTAAAGATGGCCTTAACATGGGCAAGGAGCTGCCCCACATGCAGTATGGCAAAGAGTATCCACATCTACCCCAATATATGAAGGAAATTCAGCCGGCACCAAGAATGGGCAAGGAAGCAGCACCCAAGAAAGGCAAAG AAATACCATTAGCCAGTTTACGGGGGGAGCAAGGTCCCCGTGGAGAGCCTGGCCCAAGAGGACCACCTGGGCCCCCTGGCTTACCAGGTCAAGGGATACCTGGAATCAAAGGAAAACCAGGGCCACAGGGATATCCAGGAATTGGAAAGCCAGGTATGCCTGGAATGCCAGGAAAGCCAGGAGCCATGGGAATGCCTGGGGCCAAAGGTGAAATTGGACCCAAAGGGGAGATCGGACCCATGGGGATCCCAGGACCGCAAGGACCTCCAGGGCCTCACGGACTTCCTGGCATTGGGAAGCCAGGTGGGCCAGGGTTACCAGGGCAACCAGGTACCAAAGGTGAGCGAGGACCCAAAGGACCACCAGGACCTCCCGGCCTTCAGGGTCCTAAAGGAGAGAAGGGCTTCGGGATGCCAGGTCTGCCAGGCCTGAAGGGTCCTCCAGGGATGCATGGCCCTCCCGGCCCTGTCGGACTTCCAGGAGTGGGCAAACCAGGAGTGACAGGCTTCCCTGGGCCCCAGGGCCCCCTGGGAAAGCCAGGCCCTCCAGGCGAACCTGGGCCACAAGGCCCTATAGGGGTCCCAGGGTTTCAAGGACCTCCTGGGATGCCTGGAATTGGAAAACCAGGCCAGGATGGGATCCCTGGGCAGCCAGGATTTCCAGGTGGCAAAGGGGAACAAGGACTGCCAGGACTGCCAGGACCCCCAGGCCCTCCAGGGATCGGGAAACCCGGCTTCCCAGGCCCCAAAGGCGACAGGGGCATAGTGGGTCTTCCTGGGGCTCTGGGACCAAGAGGGGAGAGAGGACCAGCAGGTGCCCCTGGATTGGGGGGCCCACCAGGAGAGCCAGGCCTGCCTGGAATCCCAGGTCCCATGGGCCCTCCAGGGGCTATCGGTTTCCCCGGACCCAAAGGAGAAGGTGGGGCTGTGGGACCACAGGGGCCACTAGGTCCCAAGGGTGAGCCAGGGCTTCAAGGCTTCCCAGGAAAGCCAGGTTTCCTTGGTGAAGCTGGGCCCCCCGGCATGAGGGGTTTGCCAGGTCCCATAGGGCCCAAGGGGGAAGCTGGGTATAAAGGTTTGCCAGGGCTCCCTGGTGCCCCAGGGCTGCTTGGACAGAAGGGAGAGCCAGGAATCCCAGGGGAACAGGGCTTACAGGGCCCCCCAGGTATCCCAGGGATTGCAGGCCCGAGTGGCCCCATTGGACCGCCTGGAATTCCTGGCCCCAAAGGGGAACCGGGTCTCCCAGGGCCACCTGGGTTCCCTGGAGTAGGGAAGCCCGGAGTAGCAGGACTTCATGGCGCCCCAGGGAAGCCTGGTGCCCTTGGTCCCCAAGGCCAGCCTGGCCTTCCAGGGCCCCCAGGCCCTCCAGGGCCCCCGGGACTCCCAGCTGTGATGCCCCCGACACCACCACCCCATGGAGAGTATCTACCCGATATGGGGCTGGGAATTGACGGAGTGAAACCCCCCCACGCCTATGGGGCTAAGAAAGGCAAGAACGGAGGGCCAGCCTATGAGATGCCTGCATTTACCGCTGAGCTGACTGCGCCTTTCCCACCTGTGGGGGCCCCAGTGAAGTTTGACAAACTGCTCTATAACGGCAGACAGAACTACAACCCGCAGACGGGCATCTTCACCTGTGAGGTCCCTGGGGTCTACTACTTTGCATACCACGTTCACTGCAAGGGGGGCAACGTGTGGGTTGCTCTGTTCAAGAACAACGAGCCCATGATGTACACGTATGACGAGTACAAGAAGGGCTTCCTGGACCAGGCGTCCGGGAGCGCGGTGCTGCTGCTCCGGCCCGGAGACCGGGTGTTCCTCCAGATGCCCTCTGAACAGGCTGCGGGACTGTATGCTGGGCAGTATGTCCATTCCTCTTTTTCAGGGTATTTATTGTATCccatgtaa
- the COL8A1 gene encoding collagen alpha-1(VIII) chain isoform X1 has protein sequence MAGPPALLQLLGVLLTISLGSIRLIQAGAYYGIKPLPPQIPPQIPPQIPQYQPLGQQVPHMPLGKDGLNMGKELPHMQYGKEYPHLPQYMKEIQPAPRMGKEAAPKKGKAEIPLASLRGEQGPRGEPGPRGPPGPPGLPGQGIPGIKGKPGPQGYPGIGKPGMPGMPGKPGAMGMPGAKGEIGPKGEIGPMGIPGPQGPPGPHGLPGIGKPGGPGLPGQPGTKGERGPKGPPGPPGLQGPKGEKGFGMPGLPGLKGPPGMHGPPGPVGLPGVGKPGVTGFPGPQGPLGKPGPPGEPGPQGPIGVPGFQGPPGMPGIGKPGQDGIPGQPGFPGGKGEQGLPGLPGPPGPPGIGKPGFPGPKGDRGIVGLPGALGPRGERGPAGAPGLGGPPGEPGLPGIPGPMGPPGAIGFPGPKGEGGAVGPQGPLGPKGEPGLQGFPGKPGFLGEAGPPGMRGLPGPIGPKGEAGYKGLPGLPGAPGLLGQKGEPGIPGEQGLQGPPGIPGIAGPSGPIGPPGIPGPKGEPGLPGPPGFPGVGKPGVAGLHGAPGKPGALGPQGQPGLPGPPGPPGPPGLPAVMPPTPPPHGEYLPDMGLGIDGVKPPHAYGAKKGKNGGPAYEMPAFTAELTAPFPPVGAPVKFDKLLYNGRQNYNPQTGIFTCEVPGVYYFAYHVHCKGGNVWVALFKNNEPMMYTYDEYKKGFLDQASGSAVLLLRPGDRVFLQMPSEQAAGLYAGQYVHSSFSGYLLYPM, from the exons ATGGCTGGTCCACCTGCCCTTCTGCAGCTGCTGGGAGTACTGCTTACCATTTCCCTGGGTTCCATCCGGCTCATCCAAGCTGGTGCCTACTATGGCATCAAGCCGCTGCCACCTCAAATTCCTCCTCAGATTCCACCGCAAATTCCACAATACCAGCCCCTGGGCCAGCAAGTACCTCACATGCCTTTGGGTAAAGATGGCCTTAACATGGGCAAGGAGCTGCCCCACATGCAGTATGGCAAAGAGTATCCACATCTACCCCAATATATGAAGGAAATTCAGCCGGCACCAAGAATGGGCAAGGAAGCAGCACCCAAGAAAGGCAAAG CAGAAATACCATTAGCCAGTTTACGGGGGGAGCAAGGTCCCCGTGGAGAGCCTGGCCCAAGAGGACCACCTGGGCCCCCTGGCTTACCAGGTCAAGGGATACCTGGAATCAAAGGAAAACCAGGGCCACAGGGATATCCAGGAATTGGAAAGCCAGGTATGCCTGGAATGCCAGGAAAGCCAGGAGCCATGGGAATGCCTGGGGCCAAAGGTGAAATTGGACCCAAAGGGGAGATCGGACCCATGGGGATCCCAGGACCGCAAGGACCTCCAGGGCCTCACGGACTTCCTGGCATTGGGAAGCCAGGTGGGCCAGGGTTACCAGGGCAACCAGGTACCAAAGGTGAGCGAGGACCCAAAGGACCACCAGGACCTCCCGGCCTTCAGGGTCCTAAAGGAGAGAAGGGCTTCGGGATGCCAGGTCTGCCAGGCCTGAAGGGTCCTCCAGGGATGCATGGCCCTCCCGGCCCTGTCGGACTTCCAGGAGTGGGCAAACCAGGAGTGACAGGCTTCCCTGGGCCCCAGGGCCCCCTGGGAAAGCCAGGCCCTCCAGGCGAACCTGGGCCACAAGGCCCTATAGGGGTCCCAGGGTTTCAAGGACCTCCTGGGATGCCTGGAATTGGAAAACCAGGCCAGGATGGGATCCCTGGGCAGCCAGGATTTCCAGGTGGCAAAGGGGAACAAGGACTGCCAGGACTGCCAGGACCCCCAGGCCCTCCAGGGATCGGGAAACCCGGCTTCCCAGGCCCCAAAGGCGACAGGGGCATAGTGGGTCTTCCTGGGGCTCTGGGACCAAGAGGGGAGAGAGGACCAGCAGGTGCCCCTGGATTGGGGGGCCCACCAGGAGAGCCAGGCCTGCCTGGAATCCCAGGTCCCATGGGCCCTCCAGGGGCTATCGGTTTCCCCGGACCCAAAGGAGAAGGTGGGGCTGTGGGACCACAGGGGCCACTAGGTCCCAAGGGTGAGCCAGGGCTTCAAGGCTTCCCAGGAAAGCCAGGTTTCCTTGGTGAAGCTGGGCCCCCCGGCATGAGGGGTTTGCCAGGTCCCATAGGGCCCAAGGGGGAAGCTGGGTATAAAGGTTTGCCAGGGCTCCCTGGTGCCCCAGGGCTGCTTGGACAGAAGGGAGAGCCAGGAATCCCAGGGGAACAGGGCTTACAGGGCCCCCCAGGTATCCCAGGGATTGCAGGCCCGAGTGGCCCCATTGGACCGCCTGGAATTCCTGGCCCCAAAGGGGAACCGGGTCTCCCAGGGCCACCTGGGTTCCCTGGAGTAGGGAAGCCCGGAGTAGCAGGACTTCATGGCGCCCCAGGGAAGCCTGGTGCCCTTGGTCCCCAAGGCCAGCCTGGCCTTCCAGGGCCCCCAGGCCCTCCAGGGCCCCCGGGACTCCCAGCTGTGATGCCCCCGACACCACCACCCCATGGAGAGTATCTACCCGATATGGGGCTGGGAATTGACGGAGTGAAACCCCCCCACGCCTATGGGGCTAAGAAAGGCAAGAACGGAGGGCCAGCCTATGAGATGCCTGCATTTACCGCTGAGCTGACTGCGCCTTTCCCACCTGTGGGGGCCCCAGTGAAGTTTGACAAACTGCTCTATAACGGCAGACAGAACTACAACCCGCAGACGGGCATCTTCACCTGTGAGGTCCCTGGGGTCTACTACTTTGCATACCACGTTCACTGCAAGGGGGGCAACGTGTGGGTTGCTCTGTTCAAGAACAACGAGCCCATGATGTACACGTATGACGAGTACAAGAAGGGCTTCCTGGACCAGGCGTCCGGGAGCGCGGTGCTGCTGCTCCGGCCCGGAGACCGGGTGTTCCTCCAGATGCCCTCTGAACAGGCTGCGGGACTGTATGCTGGGCAGTATGTCCATTCCTCTTTTTCAGGGTATTTATTGTATCccatgtaa